Proteins from a single region of Shinella zoogloeoides:
- the mltG gene encoding endolytic transglycosylase MltG produces the protein MSDTNDSGEMQFGRGEASGQPRIIPKSAKEALRPEQVPEPPSRRRSRKARSQVVIFLNFVMTVVVFATIIGVAIFYYGVKSYEEQGPLTANTNFIVRGGAGTNEIAANLERNNIITDSRVFRVLSRIYLDGETLKAGEYEIKAGASMREIVELLKSGKSILYSVSVPEGLTVKQVFKRLAEDPVLEGDLPQELPAEGSLMTDTYKFSRGTKRGDILHQMLDAQKALIDQIWERRDDNLPIATREEFVTLASIVEKETGRADERSRVASVFLNRLEKGMRLQSDPTIIYGIFGGEGKPADRPIFQSDLEKQTPYNTYIIKGLPPTPIANPGRAALEAVANPSRTSDLYFVADGTGGHVFAETLDEHNQNVRRWRKLEAEKAKEAGATDPQ, from the coding sequence GTGAGCGACACGAACGATTCCGGCGAGATGCAGTTCGGTCGCGGCGAGGCCTCCGGCCAGCCGCGCATCATTCCCAAATCCGCCAAGGAAGCCCTGCGCCCCGAACAGGTACCCGAGCCGCCGAGCCGCCGCCGCTCGCGCAAGGCTCGCAGCCAGGTCGTCATCTTCCTGAATTTCGTCATGACCGTGGTGGTGTTCGCCACCATCATCGGCGTCGCGATCTTCTACTACGGCGTGAAGAGCTACGAAGAGCAGGGGCCGCTGACCGCCAACACGAACTTCATCGTTCGCGGCGGAGCCGGCACCAACGAGATCGCCGCCAACCTCGAGCGCAACAACATCATCACCGATAGCCGCGTCTTCCGCGTGCTCTCGCGCATCTATCTCGATGGCGAGACGCTGAAGGCCGGCGAATACGAGATCAAGGCCGGCGCTTCCATGCGCGAGATCGTCGAATTGCTGAAATCCGGCAAGTCGATCCTCTACAGCGTCTCCGTGCCGGAGGGCCTGACGGTCAAGCAGGTGTTCAAGCGTCTCGCGGAAGACCCGGTTCTGGAAGGCGACCTGCCGCAGGAACTGCCGGCCGAAGGCTCGCTGATGACGGATACCTACAAGTTCTCACGCGGCACCAAGCGCGGCGATATCCTGCACCAGATGCTGGATGCGCAGAAGGCGCTGATCGACCAGATCTGGGAACGCCGCGACGATAACCTGCCGATCGCCACGCGCGAGGAATTCGTGACGCTCGCCTCCATCGTCGAGAAGGAAACGGGCCGGGCGGACGAACGCTCGCGCGTCGCCTCGGTATTCCTCAACCGGCTTGAAAAGGGCATGCGCCTGCAATCCGACCCGACGATCATTTACGGCATCTTCGGCGGTGAAGGTAAGCCGGCCGACCGGCCGATCTTCCAGTCGGACCTCGAAAAGCAGACGCCCTACAACACCTATATCATCAAGGGCCTGCCGCCGACGCCGATCGCCAATCCGGGCCGCGCCGCGCTGGAAGCCGTCGCCAACCCGTCGCGCACCTCGGACCTCTACTTCGTCGCCGACGGCACGGGCGGCCACGTCTTTGCCGAGACGCTGGACGAGCATAACCAGAACGTCCGCCGCTGGCGCAAGCTGGAGGCCGAGAAGGCCAAGGAAGCGGGCGCGACCGACCCGCAATGA
- a CDS encoding YicC/YloC family endoribonuclease — translation MTLQSMTGFARVEGTSGRTRWAWELRSVNGKGLDLRLRLPPGLEALEADVRRLAGEAFSRGNLQIGLAVSVSEAQVEAVVNEGALAAVLALRDRLTGIVDPAPVRLDTLLSVRGIVDFREAEESEAERDARDGDIRTGLAEAVRCLADMRRKEGAALAEVLLGQIARIEALTATVEADPSRSVTAIAERLAGQVAALLQGASALDRDRLHQEAALLATKADLREEIDRLKAHVAAARELIAGGGPIGRKLDFLAQEFNRESNTICSKSNAAAVTAAGIELKVVIDQFREQVQNLE, via the coding sequence ATGACATTGCAATCGATGACCGGCTTCGCGCGGGTCGAGGGAACGAGCGGGCGCACGCGCTGGGCGTGGGAGCTGCGCTCGGTCAACGGCAAGGGGCTGGACCTGCGCCTGCGCCTGCCGCCCGGGCTGGAGGCGCTGGAAGCGGATGTGCGCCGGCTCGCCGGGGAAGCTTTTTCGCGCGGCAATCTCCAGATCGGCCTTGCGGTGAGCGTCAGCGAGGCGCAGGTCGAGGCCGTGGTGAACGAGGGCGCGCTGGCTGCCGTTCTGGCGCTGCGCGACCGGCTCACCGGCATCGTCGACCCCGCGCCGGTCAGGCTCGACACGCTGCTCTCGGTGCGCGGCATCGTGGATTTCCGCGAAGCCGAGGAGAGCGAGGCGGAGCGTGATGCGCGCGACGGCGATATCCGGACGGGTCTTGCCGAGGCGGTGCGTTGTCTTGCCGACATGCGGCGCAAGGAGGGGGCGGCGCTCGCCGAGGTTCTGCTCGGCCAGATCGCCCGCATCGAGGCGCTGACGGCGACCGTGGAGGCCGACCCCTCGCGCAGCGTCACGGCGATTGCCGAGCGGCTGGCCGGCCAGGTCGCCGCGCTGCTGCAGGGCGCAAGCGCCCTCGACCGTGACCGGCTGCATCAGGAAGCGGCGCTGCTTGCCACCAAGGCGGATCTGCGCGAGGAGATCGACCGGCTGAAGGCGCATGTCGCCGCTGCGCGCGAGCTTATCGCCGGGGGCGGTCCCATCGGCCGCAAGCTCGATTTTCTCGCACAGGAATTTAACCGGGAATCGAATACGATCTGTTCCAAGTCGAACGCCGCTGCTGTAACGGCTGCAGGTATCGAACTGAAGGTCGTCATCGACCAGTTCCGTGAACAGGTCCAGAATTTGGAGTAG
- the gmk gene encoding guanylate kinase encodes MAEPSKQIHIERRGLMLVISSPSGAGKSTIARNLLEADPGLSLSVSVTTRQRRASEIAGRHYHFINQKEFERLRDSDALLEWAEVHGNFYGTPREPVEAAMSAGRDMLFDIDWQGAQQLQEKMPADVVSIFILPPSMTELQSRLHRRAEDTEEVIQTRLANSRAEIEHWREYDYVILNDDLSVAFDAVQSIVKAERLRRDRRHGLFEFVTKLVTEKPVL; translated from the coding sequence ATGGCCGAGCCGTCGAAACAGATCCATATCGAGCGCCGCGGGCTGATGCTCGTCATTTCCTCGCCGTCCGGCGCCGGCAAGTCGACCATTGCACGCAACCTGCTGGAGGCCGATCCGGGCCTCAGCCTGTCGGTCAGCGTGACGACGCGCCAGCGCCGTGCCAGCGAGATCGCCGGCCGGCACTACCATTTCATCAACCAGAAGGAATTCGAGCGCCTGCGCGACAGCGACGCCCTGCTCGAATGGGCCGAGGTGCACGGCAATTTCTACGGCACGCCGCGCGAGCCGGTGGAGGCCGCCATGTCCGCCGGCCGCGACATGCTCTTCGACATCGACTGGCAGGGCGCCCAACAGCTCCAGGAAAAGATGCCGGCCGACGTCGTCTCCATCTTCATCCTGCCGCCCTCGATGACCGAACTGCAATCGCGCCTGCATCGCCGAGCGGAAGACACCGAGGAGGTCATCCAGACGCGCCTCGCCAATTCCCGCGCGGAAATCGAGCACTGGCGCGAATACGATTACGTCATCCTCAACGACGATCTCTCGGTCGCCTTCGACGCGGTGCAGAGCATCGTCAAGGCCGAGCGCCTGCGCCGCGATCGCCGGCATGGGCTGTTCGAGTTCGTGACGAAGCTGGTGACGGAGAAGCCGGTTCTGTAA
- the rsmA gene encoding 16S rRNA (adenine(1518)-N(6)/adenine(1519)-N(6))-dimethyltransferase RsmA: MAALDGLPPLRDVIQRHGLDAKKALGQNFLLDLNLTQKIARTAGPIGNHTVIEVGPGPGGLTRAILALGAKRVIAIERDARCLPALAEVSKHYPGRLTVIEGDALKVDFEALAPGEPVRIIANLPYNVGTQLLVNWLLPKTWPPFWESLTLMFQREVGLRIVAEENDDHYGRLGVLCGWRTHARMAFDVPPQAFTPPPKVTSSVVHLEPVANPLPCDVSALERVTHAAFGQRRKMLRQSVKSLGGEALLAKAEIDPQRRAETLSVEEFVRLANTL, translated from the coding sequence ATGGCGGCACTCGACGGACTTCCGCCCCTGCGCGACGTCATCCAGCGGCACGGTCTCGACGCGAAGAAGGCGCTCGGCCAGAACTTCCTGCTCGACCTCAACCTCACGCAGAAGATCGCCCGCACCGCCGGCCCCATCGGGAACCATACGGTGATCGAGGTCGGCCCCGGCCCCGGCGGCCTGACGCGCGCCATCCTGGCGCTCGGCGCAAAGCGCGTGATCGCAATCGAGCGTGACGCCCGCTGCCTGCCGGCGCTGGCGGAGGTTTCCAAGCACTATCCGGGCCGGCTGACCGTTATCGAAGGCGATGCGCTGAAGGTGGATTTCGAGGCGCTGGCGCCGGGGGAGCCCGTGCGCATCATCGCCAACCTGCCCTACAATGTCGGCACGCAGCTTCTCGTTAACTGGCTACTGCCGAAGACCTGGCCGCCCTTCTGGGAATCGCTGACGCTGATGTTCCAGCGCGAGGTGGGACTACGCATCGTCGCCGAGGAGAACGACGACCATTACGGCCGGCTCGGTGTGCTCTGCGGCTGGCGTACCCATGCCCGCATGGCCTTCGACGTGCCGCCGCAGGCCTTCACGCCGCCGCCGAAGGTGACATCCTCGGTGGTGCATCTGGAGCCGGTCGCCAATCCGCTGCCCTGCGATGTGAGCGCGCTGGAGCGTGTGACCCACGCCGCTTTCGGCCAGCGCCGCAAGATGCTGCGCCAGAGTGTGAAGTCGCTTGGGGGGGAGGCTTTGCTGGCAAAGGCGGAGATCGATCCGCAGCGGCGGGCGGAGACGTTGAGCGTGGAAGAGTTCGTTCGGCTGGCGAACACGTTGTAG
- the pdxA gene encoding 4-hydroxythreonine-4-phosphate dehydrogenase PdxA has protein sequence MTTTNTPPLALTMGDPAGIGPDIALALWSARKTLSLPPFLFIGDAQVLRDRAAALGLPVTIAAAEPETANAVFSAAIPVLASDCSVPVTAGAPDSGNAAAVTGAIEKAVALTMAGRTAAVVTNPIAKAVLYDAGFNFPGHTEFLADLAARATGQASLLPVMLLAGPKLRAVPVTIHIPLKDVPAALTEDLVFETATITERDLRERFGISRPRLALAGLNPHAGEGGALGLEDDAIVRPAVERLKAAGIDAVGPLPADTMFHDAARATYDVALCMYHDQALIPAKALGFDDSVNATLGLPFIRTSPDHGTAFALAGKGVARPDSLLAALRLAHELTAHERIAREAR, from the coding sequence ATGACGACGACGAATACTCCGCCGCTGGCGCTCACCATGGGCGATCCGGCAGGGATCGGGCCTGACATCGCGCTGGCCCTCTGGTCGGCCCGCAAGACGCTTTCCCTCCCCCCTTTTCTCTTCATCGGTGATGCACAGGTCCTCCGCGACCGCGCGGCCGCCCTCGGCCTTCCGGTGACGATTGCCGCGGCCGAGCCGGAAACGGCAAATGCCGTGTTTTCCGCTGCCATCCCCGTTCTTGCTTCCGATTGCAGCGTCCCGGTTACCGCGGGCGCGCCCGACTCCGGCAATGCCGCCGCCGTCACCGGCGCCATCGAGAAGGCCGTCGCGCTCACCATGGCAGGCCGCACCGCCGCCGTGGTGACGAACCCGATCGCCAAGGCGGTGCTCTACGATGCCGGTTTCAATTTCCCCGGCCATACCGAATTTCTTGCGGACCTCGCAGCCAGGGCAACGGGTCAGGCTTCCCTGCTGCCCGTCATGTTGCTGGCCGGACCGAAGCTGCGCGCCGTGCCTGTCACGATCCATATCCCGCTGAAGGATGTTCCGGCCGCCCTGACGGAAGACCTCGTCTTCGAGACGGCGACGATCACCGAGCGGGATCTGCGCGAGCGTTTCGGCATATCCCGGCCCCGCCTTGCCCTTGCCGGGCTCAATCCGCATGCCGGCGAAGGCGGTGCGCTGGGGCTGGAGGACGACGCCATCGTGCGCCCCGCCGTCGAACGGCTGAAGGCGGCCGGTATCGATGCGGTCGGCCCGCTTCCGGCGGACACGATGTTCCACGATGCCGCCCGCGCCACCTATGACGTCGCGCTCTGCATGTACCACGATCAGGCGCTGATCCCGGCCAAGGCGCTCGGCTTCGACGATTCCGTCAATGCCACGTTGGGCCTGCCCTTCATCCGCACCTCGCCGGACCATGGCACGGCCTTCGCGCTGGCCGGCAAGGGCGTTGCAAGGCCCGACAGCCTGCTGGCCGCCCTGCGGCTCGCCCACGAACTTACCGCCCACGAGCGGATTGCAAGGGAGGCTCGCTGA
- a CDS encoding SurA N-terminal domain-containing protein has product MMGRQSPMRAMMMGVALAAAVTITVPAGSVQAASSVVAVVNNTPITSGDLERRVNFLKLQRAKGNLRSVAREQLIEDTLKRAEILKQRASVSTAEVDAAYARFASSNKMSTEQLAKVLNQAGVGPDHFKQFIALQMSWPRVVNARFGREANGKSLVERMQENGGKKPVTTEYFLKQVIFVVPEKRRNAILGKRKAEAEASRSKFPGCDQAKAFAATMHDVSIRDLGRVLAPQMPEDWKPLIEKAKGQTTGTRVTERGVEYLAICKQREVNDDVAAEMVFRAEDLAKAKGGEEDANSKKYVAELRKKATITER; this is encoded by the coding sequence ATGATGGGCAGACAATCTCCGATGCGCGCCATGATGATGGGTGTCGCGCTGGCAGCAGCGGTGACGATCACCGTCCCGGCAGGCAGCGTGCAGGCCGCAAGCTCGGTCGTCGCGGTCGTCAACAACACGCCGATCACCAGCGGCGATCTCGAACGCCGCGTCAACTTCCTCAAGCTGCAGCGCGCCAAGGGCAATCTGCGCAGCGTCGCCCGTGAGCAGTTGATCGAGGACACGCTGAAGCGCGCCGAAATCCTCAAGCAGCGCGCCTCCGTCAGCACGGCGGAGGTCGATGCCGCCTATGCGCGCTTCGCCTCGTCCAACAAGATGTCCACCGAGCAGCTCGCCAAGGTCCTGAACCAGGCCGGCGTCGGCCCCGATCATTTCAAGCAATTCATCGCCCTCCAGATGAGCTGGCCCCGCGTCGTCAACGCGCGCTTCGGTCGTGAAGCCAACGGCAAGAGCCTTGTCGAACGCATGCAGGAAAACGGTGGCAAGAAGCCGGTGACGACCGAATATTTCCTCAAGCAGGTCATCTTCGTCGTCCCGGAAAAGCGCCGTAACGCCATTCTCGGCAAGCGCAAGGCGGAAGCGGAAGCGTCCCGTTCCAAATTCCCCGGCTGCGACCAGGCCAAGGCTTTCGCCGCGACGATGCACGACGTTTCGATCCGCGACCTCGGCCGCGTCCTGGCGCCGCAAATGCCGGAAGACTGGAAGCCGCTGATCGAGAAGGCCAAGGGCCAGACGACAGGCACGCGCGTCACCGAGCGCGGCGTCGAATATCTGGCGATCTGCAAGCAGCGCGAAGTGAACGACGACGTCGCCGCCGAAATGGTCTTCCGTGCCGAGGACCTTGCCAAGGCAAAGGGTGGCGAGGAAGACGCCAACAGCAAGAAATACGTCGCCGAGCTGCGCAAGAAGGCGACGATCACCGAACGCTGA
- a CDS encoding LPS-assembly protein LptD gives MAAGDRKKNRWLKAALLAGAATCALMPAFSLPAYAQAVDSSTLQPNIPEDSKLLLAANELVYNNDNETVVARGAVQIDYGGYKLVAREVIYDQKTGRLKARGNIEFVEPTGNRIYGDEMDMSDDFANGFINALRIETTDLTKLAATSGERVNEEEMILNHAVYTACTPCATDPTHRGIWEVKAERVVQNGRTKTIRLERARFEMFGKPIAYIPVIEVPDHTVKRKTGFLFPQFSMTQKLGFGVTTPYYIAIAPDMDATLSPTVLTNQGFLMEGEFRKRFHNGQATLRAAGIRQMNAEDFTEHTSDWEEDGFRGMVASTGNFQINPRWTFGWKVMAQSDNNFSRTYEIKGFDARTNVNQGYLSGLGRRNSFDLRAFYFDVQDADPEDKAERQQAIVQTLDHEYIVPQPVLGGELSVTTNITNTDRDLPDTYTTAYGVDRFRGLEGSMTRLTSEVEWKRQFIVPGGLVLTPMLAARGDVHRLDMRPPVGYTSSFVSDDSATRSMLTAGLEARYPVLVTTDYSTHLFEPIAQIYARPDEDHAGGLPNEDAQSFVFDATNLFERDKFSGFDRIEGGTRANLGVRYTGTFDNGVLLRSIVGQSFHLGGVNSFATADLVNAGSDSGLETDASDYVGMTGIDLPNGISFATSARLDKDDLSLRRNDTSLRFNGDSFETEIIYTRIGAQPRYGLADTSSEIQGAAALKFHDYWSVFGSVTYDIGNHIVSRNGVGLSYDDRDTVFSIVYEQTRDKSSSQANDWSIGARLMFRTLGDIQIGDTTLTGF, from the coding sequence GTGGCGGCAGGCGACCGCAAAAAGAATCGGTGGTTGAAAGCCGCCCTGCTTGCAGGTGCGGCCACGTGCGCCCTCATGCCCGCATTCTCCCTTCCCGCATATGCGCAGGCCGTCGACAGCTCGACGCTGCAGCCGAACATTCCCGAGGACAGCAAGCTGCTGCTCGCGGCCAATGAACTCGTCTATAACAATGACAACGAGACAGTCGTCGCCCGCGGTGCCGTGCAGATCGATTACGGCGGCTACAAGCTCGTCGCCCGCGAGGTCATCTACGACCAGAAGACGGGCCGGCTGAAGGCGCGCGGCAATATCGAATTCGTCGAACCCACCGGCAATCGCATCTACGGCGACGAGATGGATATGTCGGACGATTTCGCCAACGGCTTCATCAATGCCCTGCGCATCGAGACGACCGACTTGACGAAGCTTGCCGCCACCAGCGGCGAGCGCGTCAACGAAGAGGAGATGATCCTCAACCACGCCGTCTATACCGCCTGTACGCCCTGCGCCACCGACCCGACCCATCGCGGCATATGGGAAGTCAAGGCCGAGCGCGTCGTGCAGAACGGCCGCACCAAGACGATCCGCCTCGAGCGCGCCCGCTTCGAGATGTTCGGCAAGCCGATCGCCTATATTCCGGTGATCGAGGTGCCGGACCACACCGTCAAGCGGAAGACCGGCTTCCTCTTCCCGCAGTTCAGCATGACGCAGAAGCTCGGCTTCGGCGTGACGACCCCCTATTACATCGCCATTGCGCCCGACATGGACGCCACGCTGTCGCCGACCGTCCTGACGAACCAGGGCTTCCTGATGGAAGGGGAGTTCCGCAAGCGCTTCCATAACGGTCAGGCCACGCTGCGCGCCGCCGGCATCCGGCAGATGAATGCGGAAGATTTCACGGAGCATACGAGCGACTGGGAAGAAGACGGCTTCCGCGGCATGGTCGCCTCAACCGGCAATTTCCAGATCAATCCGCGCTGGACCTTCGGCTGGAAGGTGATGGCGCAGAGCGACAACAACTTCTCGCGCACCTATGAAATCAAGGGCTTCGACGCTCGAACCAACGTCAACCAGGGCTATCTTTCCGGCCTTGGCCGCCGCAACAGTTTCGATCTGCGCGCCTTCTACTTCGACGTCCAGGACGCCGACCCCGAGGACAAGGCGGAACGCCAGCAGGCTATCGTTCAGACGCTCGACCACGAATATATTGTTCCCCAGCCGGTGCTCGGCGGTGAACTCAGCGTCACGACGAATATCACCAATACCGATCGCGACCTCCCCGACACCTACACCACAGCGTACGGCGTCGACCGCTTCCGCGGCCTCGAAGGCAGCATGACGCGGCTGACGAGCGAAGTGGAATGGAAGCGCCAGTTCATCGTGCCCGGCGGTCTGGTCCTGACACCGATGCTCGCCGCACGCGGCGACGTTCATAGGCTCGATATGCGCCCGCCGGTCGGCTATACCAGCTCCTTCGTGTCCGATGACAGTGCGACCCGCTCCATGCTGACGGCGGGCCTGGAAGCCCGCTACCCGGTCCTCGTGACGACGGATTACAGCACGCATCTCTTCGAACCGATCGCGCAGATTTATGCACGCCCCGACGAGGATCATGCCGGCGGCCTGCCGAACGAGGATGCGCAAAGCTTCGTCTTCGACGCCACCAACCTCTTCGAGCGTGACAAGTTCTCCGGCTTCGACCGGATCGAAGGCGGCACGCGCGCCAATCTCGGCGTGCGCTATACCGGCACCTTCGACAACGGCGTGCTTCTGCGCAGCATCGTTGGCCAGTCCTTCCACCTTGGCGGCGTAAACTCCTTCGCGACCGCGGATCTCGTGAATGCCGGCTCGGATTCCGGCCTGGAAACCGATGCATCCGACTATGTCGGCATGACCGGCATCGACCTGCCGAACGGCATCTCCTTCGCCACTAGCGCACGGCTGGACAAGGACGACCTTTCGCTGCGCCGCAACGATACCTCGCTGCGCTTCAACGGCGACAGCTTCGAGACCGAGATCATCTATACGCGCATCGGCGCCCAGCCGCGCTACGGCCTGGCGGATACGTCCAGCGAAATTCAGGGCGCTGCCGCCCTCAAGTTCCACGACTACTGGTCCGTCTTCGGCTCCGTCACCTACGACATCGGCAACCACATCGTTTCGCGCAACGGCGTAGGTCTTTCCTATGACGATCGCGACACCGTCTTCTCGATCGTCTACGAGCAGACGCGAGACAAATCGAGCAGCCAGGCGAACGACTGGTCGATCGGCGCGCGCCTGATGTTCCGCACGCTCGGCGACATCCAGATCGGCGACACGACGCTTACGGGCTTCTGA
- the lptG gene encoding LPS export ABC transporter permease LptG produces the protein MIRTLGLYFFRRYVVTTVWFLLGIFALIFIIDFSEMSNRIGSLPGYTLSTGLLVTALRIPMIMMQTVPFVALFAGMAALISLNRRYELVVTRAAGISVWQFLRPFVAGAFLFGVLAVLVLNPLAAWGSRKAQEFETSWGATSGARSENAVPWIRQIYGKDEAIIGAKAVLDDGTRLVNVSVIHFDSDSRIVLRQDAASATLEDGYWLLKNVHETRTGELPVRLDEVQLRTNLKREFVQESLEKPESIAFFDLGRKIEAARSFGFPTNAMETQFHSMLSLPLLLVAMTLIAACVSLKFSRFNQSRAVILGGILSGFMLYVVTVLVKAFGSSGVVPPFVAAWLPVVVAMSLGATILLHQEDG, from the coding sequence ATGATTCGCACGCTCGGACTTTATTTCTTCCGCCGCTACGTCGTCACCACGGTCTGGTTTCTGCTCGGCATCTTCGCGCTGATCTTCATCATCGACTTCAGCGAGATGTCGAACCGCATCGGCTCCCTGCCCGGCTATACGCTGTCCACCGGCCTGCTGGTGACGGCGCTGCGCATTCCCATGATCATGATGCAGACCGTGCCCTTCGTCGCGCTTTTTGCCGGCATGGCGGCTCTTATCTCGCTGAACCGGCGCTACGAACTGGTCGTCACGCGCGCGGCGGGCATTTCCGTCTGGCAGTTCCTGCGGCCCTTCGTTGCCGGCGCCTTCCTGTTCGGCGTGCTCGCGGTGCTCGTGCTCAATCCGCTCGCGGCCTGGGGCAGCCGGAAGGCGCAGGAATTCGAAACCTCCTGGGGCGCGACAAGCGGCGCCCGGTCGGAAAACGCCGTTCCGTGGATCCGCCAGATCTACGGCAAGGACGAGGCGATCATCGGCGCGAAGGCGGTTCTCGACGATGGAACGCGGCTTGTGAACGTCTCCGTCATCCACTTCGATTCCGACAGCCGGATCGTGCTTCGGCAGGATGCCGCCTCGGCCACTTTGGAAGATGGTTACTGGCTTCTTAAGAATGTGCACGAGACGCGCACCGGCGAATTGCCCGTTCGTCTCGATGAGGTACAGCTTCGTACCAACCTGAAACGGGAGTTCGTTCAGGAGAGCCTTGAAAAGCCTGAAAGCATTGCCTTTTTCGACCTTGGCCGGAAGATAGAGGCCGCAAGATCCTTCGGCTTCCCGACGAATGCGATGGAAACGCAGTTCCATTCCATGCTTTCGCTGCCGCTGCTCCTGGTTGCGATGACCCTGATCGCAGCCTGTGTATCCTTAAAATTTAGTCGGTTTAATCAATCGCGTGCGGTGATTCTGGGTGGAATCCTTTCGGGCTTCATGCTTTATGTCGTCACCGTGCTTGTGAAGGCATTCGGAAGCAGCGGTGTTGTTCCTCCGTTCGTTGCGGCCTGGCTCCCAGTGGTCGTCGCAATGTCTCTGGGGGCAACGATTCTTCTGCATCAGGAGGACGGCTAG
- the lptF gene encoding LPS export ABC transporter permease LptF, whose amino-acid sequence MKLIERYILRRASLMFIATLLPLLGIVWVTQALTSINLVTDSGQSIFAFLKLATLILPSVIPIILPFALVIGVSQTLTVMNADSELTVLNSAGSSRSTIIRPIMVLAVAMSLVSFAVDNFVEPYSRMAVRKMIATANADMLSSVVQENTFRKVADGLYVQVAERRGGGVLHGIFVADNRDPRFEMVYYAREGAVDEKSSALVMKDGEVHRKLPDGNVSIIKFESYAFDLADLTQSSGSANIRAKDRDLPYLFNPDPNDPQLKSNPGSFTAELHRRFTEWLFPIVFGLIALVVSGDARSHREARMHPMVTALLTALFVRWASFYASNSAEKSVYFIPIMYLIPILTAALAVRYLTRNKSLDIPATLGDRLREQRERLLARFRKAGPASAGGSGKP is encoded by the coding sequence ATGAAACTGATCGAGCGCTATATCCTGCGGCGGGCGTCGCTCATGTTCATCGCGACATTGCTGCCGCTGCTCGGCATCGTGTGGGTCACGCAGGCGCTCACCAGCATCAATCTCGTCACCGACAGCGGCCAGTCGATCTTCGCCTTCCTGAAACTGGCGACGCTGATCCTGCCCTCCGTCATCCCGATCATCCTGCCCTTCGCGCTCGTCATCGGCGTATCGCAGACGCTCACCGTCATGAACGCCGATTCGGAGCTGACGGTGCTGAACTCGGCCGGCAGTTCGCGCTCGACCATCATCCGGCCGATCATGGTCCTCGCCGTGGCGATGAGCCTCGTCTCCTTCGCCGTCGACAATTTCGTCGAGCCCTATTCCCGCATGGCCGTGCGCAAGATGATCGCGACGGCTAATGCCGACATGCTCTCTTCCGTCGTGCAGGAAAACACCTTCCGCAAGGTCGCCGACGGTCTTTATGTACAGGTGGCGGAACGGCGGGGCGGCGGCGTGCTGCACGGCATCTTCGTCGCCGACAACCGCGATCCGCGTTTCGAAATGGTCTATTACGCCCGCGAGGGCGCGGTGGACGAGAAATCCTCGGCGCTGGTGATGAAGGACGGCGAGGTGCACCGCAAGCTGCCGGACGGCAACGTCTCCATCATCAAGTTCGAATCCTACGCCTTCGACCTCGCCGACCTCACCCAGAGCAGCGGTAGCGCGAATATCCGCGCCAAGGACCGCGACCTGCCCTACCTCTTCAACCCGGATCCCAACGATCCGCAGCTCAAGAGCAATCCGGGCTCCTTCACCGCCGAGCTGCACCGCCGCTTCACCGAATGGCTGTTCCCGATCGTCTTCGGCCTGATCGCGCTCGTCGTCAGTGGCGATGCGCGCTCGCACCGCGAAGCGCGCATGCATCCCATGGTCACCGCGCTGCTGACGGCGCTCTTCGTGCGCTGGGCAAGCTTCTACGCATCCAACAGCGCCGAAAAGTCCGTCTATTTCATACCGATCATGTATCTTATCCCGATCCTCACCGCGGCGCTCGCCGTCCGCTATCTCACGCGCAACAAGAGCCTCGATATTCCGGCAACGCTCGGCGATCGCCTCCGCGAGCAGCGCGAGCGCCTGCTTGCGCGCTTCAGGAAGGCCGGACCGGCCTCCGCGGGCGGGAGCGGCAAGCCATGA